GCCGGCGTCTGGAAGTGCATCATCGCCATTCCCCAGGGTGCCCCCGCCGGAACCTGGACGGTGTCCCGACTCGTCGTCAGGGACATCCTGTGGAACCGGCGGACCTACACGGCCGCCGACCTGAAGGCCGCGGGCTTCCCCACCGAGGTGACCGTCACCCGCTGAGGCGGCACGGCATGGCAGAAGGGCCCCACCCGCGGCGCGGCGGGTGGGGTCCTTCAGCGTCCCGGAGCGACCTCCTCTACCCCGCCCCGAAGAACCGCGAGATGGTGTAGATCAGCAGCCCCGCCAGCCCGCCCACCAGGGTGCCGTTGATGCGGATGAACTGCAGGTCCTTGCCGATCTGCAGCTCGATCTTGCGCGAGGTGTCCTCGGCCGGCCACGCCGCCACGGTGGTGGAGATCAGGTCCGCCACCTCGTGCCGGTACTGCTCCACCACGTACAGCACCGCCCCCTCGATCCACCCCTCGACCTTCTCCAGCAGCTCCGGGTCATCCTGCAGCGACTCCCCGAAGGCGGTCACCGCGCGCTCCACCCGCTGCCGGAAGGGGGATTCCGGGTCGGCGTTGTGGCGCAGCAGCGACTCCTTCATATCCCCCCAGAGCGAGGCCGAGTAGCTGCGCACCGTGGGGTGCAGCAGCACCTCCTCCTTGAGCTCCTCGCCGCGCGCGATCATCTCCGGCGAGGTCCTCAGCTTCTCCACGAACTCGTCCACCGCCTCGTTGAAGCGGGCGCGGAGGGGGTGGTCCGGGTCGACGCTCACCTCGTGGATGGTGTGGTCGATCCCCGCAGCCACCTTGCTGTAGATCTTGTCGTCCACCGCGTCCGGGAACCACCACGGCGTCTCGTCGCCGATGCGCTGGCGGAGCACGTCGCGGTTCTCGTCCACCAGGCGCGCGATCAGGCGGAGCGCCGCGTTCAGCAGGTCCTGGTGCCGGTTCTCCGCCGTCACGACCTCCAGCACCTTTCCCATCAGCGGCGCCACCTGCGTCTTGCGGACGCGGGTGGTGATGCTCTGGTCGATCAGCTCCTGCACGTCGTCGTCGCGGAGCACCTGGACGAGGCCGGCGATGGCCGCGGAGGTGTGCTGCGACAGCGTGTGCGCGTTCTCCGGGCGGGCCAGCCACTCCGCGAGCCTCCGCGCCGCGCCCACCGACCGGAGCTTGTGGACGACGACCTCGCGGGACAGGAAGTTGTTCTCGACGAACCGCCCCAGGCTCGCACCGATCTTGTCCTTGCGCGAGGGGACGATGGCGGTGTGGGGGATGGGGATCCCCAGCGGGTACCGGAAGAGGGCCGTCACCGCGAACCAGTCGGCGATGCCGCCCACCATCCCCGCCTCCGCCGTGGCCCGCACGTACCCCATCCAGGGGTACCGCTCCTCCAGGATCCGCGCCACGATGTAGATGAGCGCGGCGACCACCAGGAGCCCGCTGGCGCGGAACTTCATCCGGTCCAGCTGGACCCGCTTGGCCTCCTCGTCCTGCAGCTGTGGAATGGCGAGATCGTGGTTCTGCATCGGCCCCGGTGTGCGCGTGCGCTGGTCTCCCGCCCATCCGCTTCGCAAACTCCTCGCCGCCCGGCGGACGGCGACAGCATAGAGTACGGCGCGCCGGGGGGGAAGGGTTTCGCTCCCGGCCGTCGCGGCCCCCTTGCACGAACGGCCGTTTCTGCCTAGTCTGTCGTATATGATGCGTGTGCATCATCGCCCGCCTCCGCACCCCCGGACACACCCATGAGCCCGCCGCGGCCGGGGCGCGGAACGGCGGGGCGCGCACCCACCGCTGCAAGGAGAGCTGCGATGGCTGAGATGGGACGGTACTGCAAGGCCTACTACGCCGCGGACTTCCGCAAGTTTTCGGGGTGGAAGGAGAACGTCGCCGCCCTGCGCAAGGACAAGCAGGAGGTGAACGGCAAGGAGGTCGAGGTCGAGAGGCACGAGCTCAAGGACGACGACATCCTGTACCTGCAGGAGAACTTCGTCGTCACGGACGGCATCTTCAAGGACGAGAACGTCGTCTTCGACCAGGTGACCCCGGAGTGGGAGGCGTTCTGCACCGGCGAGCTGGCCTTCGAGATCCCGGACTACGCCCGCGACGACGCGGAGCCCGCCGGGACCGAGCCGGCGCAGCAGTCCTGACCCGGCGCCGCGAGGTGTCCCGGACGGCGGCGGGGGCCCGGCTGAAAAGGCGGGCCCCCGTCGCGTTTACGCCCCTTCACCGCCGCGGCCTCCGACTTGCGCCCCGAGCGGGACTGCCGTTATTCATCCCGGCCGTCCGCCGCCGGGCGGGGGCGCCCGCGCGGCTGCCGCACACTCACGGAAGGGCAGTACCTTGATCTGTCTACGCACACCGGCCGAGATCGAGACCATGGCCGAGGCCGGGCGGCTCCTCACGGAGACCATGGCCGAGATGGAGCAGGCCGTGCGCCCCGGCGTCACGCCGAGGGAGCTGGACCGCATCGCCCACGACGGGATCGTCTCGCGCGGCGCCAAGCCGGCGCAGCTCGGATACCAGGGGTACCCGGCCACCATCTGCTCGTCCCGGAACGAGGTGGTGGTGCACGGTATCCCCGACGCCGCGCCGCTCGCCGAGGGCGACATCGTCACGCTCGACTTCGCGCTCATCTACCGCGGCTTCTACGCCGACATGGCGCGCACCTTCGCCGTGGGGCGCATCAGCGACGAGGCGGAGCACCTGGTCCGATCGACCGAGGAGGCGTTCTGGAAGGGGTTCGCCCAGGCGCAGCCCGGCAACCGCCTGGGCGACGTCTCCGCCGCGGTGCAGCGCCACGTGGAGGGACAGGGGCTCTGGGTGGTGCGCGAGTTCGTGGGGCACGGGATCGGGACCTCGTTCCACGAGGACCCGCAGGTGCCCAACTACGGGAAGGCGGGGCGCGGCCCGCAGCTCCGGCCGGGGATGACCTTCGCGCTGGAGCCGATGGCCGCGCTCCGGGCGGGGAACGCCTCCTTCCTCAAGGACGGGTGGACGGCCACCATGGGGCGCGGCAACCTGGCCGCGCAGTACGAGAACACCATCGCCATCACCGAGTCCGGGCCGCGCCTGCTCACGGGAAGCCTGTCGCCCGCGGCGACGGCGGCCTGACCGTCCCCGGGCCTCAGCGGACGCCCAGCAGCTCCAGCACCAGCGGGGTGAAGTCCAGGTGCGAGGGGTTCGGGCCCACCGCGCGGCGCGTCTCCTCCCGGATCCGCGCTCCCGTCTTCCGCGGGTGGGCGACGACCAGCGGGACGCGGCTGTCCTGGGCCGCGGCGCCCCCGTGCCAGGAGTGGTACCCCTCCTCCCCGAAGTAGAACCGCTCCTCGATGGGCCGCTCCGCCCCCGTGCGGGCCAGGAGGACGAGGTCTCCGGCCCGGTCGGCGTGCGGGCCGCGGGTGAGCCACCGGAGCCGCTCCTCCAGCCGGAGCAGCTCCGGCCGGGGGTGGCGTGCCAGGTACTCCCGCACCGGGACCAGCCCCGCCCCGTCGAACACCCGCAGCTCCTGCGTCCCCGGGAGCCGCGCGAGCACCAGGTCCAGCGTCCCGCGGAGCGCGGGGACGCCCGCGCCGGTGGCGCTCGCCGCGTGGAAGGCGCGCGCCGCGGGGAGCAGGTCCTCCGCGGTGCGCGGGGGGCGGCTCCAGTCGCAGCGGTCCCCCCCGGCGGGGCAGGTGGAGCGGTCCGCCAGGTACACGTAGGCGGCCGCGCCCTGGTAGGCCAGCACCGCCTGGAAGTCGTCCCGGTCGGTCGCGACCTTCGCCGGGCGCACCCGGAACCCGGCCCGCTCCAGCACCGCCGGGGGCTCGTCGTCGCCGTCGGTGCCCAGGGCGTGGCGGTCGTCGCCCAGCACCGGGGTGTGCCCGTGGTCGGAGACGATGAGCACGTACGTGTCCTCCAGCGCCCCGCCGTCCGCGTAGGCGTCGAGCACGTCCGAGACGATGGGGTCCACCACCTCCTCCAGGTACTGCTGCTGGACCCGGAGCGGGTCGGGCGCGTGGTGGGGGATCAGGTCGGTGCCGGCCAGGTAGACCACCTGCAGGTCGGGGATGCCGTGCTTCTCCAGGTCGGAGAGCACGGTGGAGGCCGCGGTCTGGTCCGTTTCCCGGTACGTGCCGCGCGAGGGGCCGCCCCCCGTCACCGCGTCCTCGGCCACCCGCTCGAACAGGTCGCCCAGCCGGCCGACCGGGGCGAGCTGGAGGAGGTCCGCCCCGCGGTGGAGCTGGAGCATGGACACGTGCGAGCGGAGCCCCG
The Longimicrobiaceae bacterium DNA segment above includes these coding regions:
- a CDS encoding DUF445 domain-containing protein translates to MQNHDLAIPQLQDEEAKRVQLDRMKFRASGLLVVAALIYIVARILEERYPWMGYVRATAEAGMVGGIADWFAVTALFRYPLGIPIPHTAIVPSRKDKIGASLGRFVENNFLSREVVVHKLRSVGAARRLAEWLARPENAHTLSQHTSAAIAGLVQVLRDDDVQELIDQSITTRVRKTQVAPLMGKVLEVVTAENRHQDLLNAALRLIARLVDENRDVLRQRIGDETPWWFPDAVDDKIYSKVAAGIDHTIHEVSVDPDHPLRARFNEAVDEFVEKLRTSPEMIARGEELKEEVLLHPTVRSYSASLWGDMKESLLRHNADPESPFRQRVERAVTAFGESLQDDPELLEKVEGWIEGAVLYVVEQYRHEVADLISTTVAAWPAEDTSRKIELQIGKDLQFIRINGTLVGGLAGLLIYTISRFFGAG
- the map gene encoding type I methionyl aminopeptidase, which produces MICLRTPAEIETMAEAGRLLTETMAEMEQAVRPGVTPRELDRIAHDGIVSRGAKPAQLGYQGYPATICSSRNEVVVHGIPDAAPLAEGDIVTLDFALIYRGFYADMARTFAVGRISDEAEHLVRSTEEAFWKGFAQAQPGNRLGDVSAAVQRHVEGQGLWVVREFVGHGIGTSFHEDPQVPNYGKAGRGPQLRPGMTFALEPMAALRAGNASFLKDGWTATMGRGNLAAQYENTIAITESGPRLLTGSLSPAATAA
- a CDS encoding alkaline phosphatase family protein yields the protein MRPHSPSAHVVPLIVALLLGGGCATIGGAPAGEVAELVAEGGTKPLREELRPIRGTTRVLVFALDGVGHDDLHRALRDGRMPRTAALLGPAGTDGVFRNAYSVPEVVSVLPSNTIPGWTSLFTGAPPAETGVPGNEWWARDEAAFHAPAPGSVSSKAHAVRMYTDELLGKAVRVPTLFERAGLRSHVSMLQLHRGADLLQLAPVGRLGDLFERVAEDAVTGGGPSRGTYRETDQTAASTVLSDLEKHGIPDLQVVYLAGTDLIPHHAPDPLRVQQQYLEEVVDPIVSDVLDAYADGGALEDTYVLIVSDHGHTPVLGDDRHALGTDGDDEPPAVLERAGFRVRPAKVATDRDDFQAVLAYQGAAAYVYLADRSTCPAGGDRCDWSRPPRTAEDLLPAARAFHAASATGAGVPALRGTLDLVLARLPGTQELRVFDGAGLVPVREYLARHPRPELLRLEERLRWLTRGPHADRAGDLVLLARTGAERPIEERFYFGEEGYHSWHGGAAAQDSRVPLVVAHPRKTGARIREETRRAVGPNPSHLDFTPLVLELLGVR